One region of Oryza glaberrima chromosome 7, OglaRS2, whole genome shotgun sequence genomic DNA includes:
- the LOC127779968 gene encoding homeobox-leucine zipper protein HOX14: MDRYGEKQQQQQMFASYVDASLLAASGEVQGERPRARRRRRRGARCVGGGGGGGEVDGGDPKKRRLSDEQVEMLELSFREERKLETGRKVHLASELGLDPKQVAVWFQNRRARHKSKLLEEEFSKLKHAHDAAILHKCHLENEVLRLKERLVVAEEEVRRLRSTAGSHTASGEGGDIMGLGGSGACVAGSPSSSFSTGTCQPPSFGGGGGGGDHLGDDDLVYVPEYGGYADNSVVEWFSLYGLI, encoded by the exons ATGGACCGATACGgcgagaagcagcagcagcagcagatgttTGCCTCCTACGTGGACGCCTCCCTCCTAGCAGCCAGCG GTGAGGTGCAGGGCGAGAGGCCGagagcgcggaggaggaggaggcgtggggcGAGgtgcgttggcggcggcggcggtggtggcgaggtgGACGGAGGGGACCCGAAGAAGCGGCGGCTGAGCGACGAGCAGGTGGAGATGCTGGAGCTGAGCTTCCGGGAGGAGCGGAAGCTGGAGACCGGGCGGAAGGTGCACCTTGCCTCCGAGCTCGGGCTCGACCCCAAGCAGGTGGCCGTCTGGTTCCAGAACCGCCGCGCCCGCCACAAGAGCAAGCTGCTCGAGGAGGAGTTCTCCAAGCTCAAGCACGCCCACGACGCCGCCATCCTCCACAAATGCCACCTCGAGAACGAG GTGCTGAGGCTGAAGGAGAGGCTGGTGGTCGCCGAGGAGGAAGTGAGGCGGCTCAGATCAACGGCGGGGAGCCACACGGCCTCCGGAGAAGGCGGAGACATCATGGGCttaggcggcagcggcgcctgCGTCGCCGGGAGCCCGAGCTCGTCGTTCTCGACGGGTACCTGCCAGCCGCCGAGcttcggcggcgggggcggcggcggagatcacCTCGGAGACGATGACCTGGTGTATGTCCCGGAGTACGGCGGCTACGCTGATAACAGTGTGGTTGAGTGGTTCAGCCTGTATGGATTGATCTAA
- the LOC127780511 gene encoding polyol transporter 5-like produces MASAALPEAVAPKKKGNVRFAFACAILASMTSILLGYDIGVMSGASLYIKKDFNISDGKVEVLMGILNLYSLIGSFAAGRTSDWIGRRYTIVFAAVIFFAGAFLMGFAVNYAMLMFGRFVAGIGVGYALMIAPVYTAEVSPASARGFLTSFPEVFINFGILLGYVSNYAFSRLPLNLGWRIMLGIGAAPSVLLALMVLGMPESPRWLVMKGRLADAKVVLEKTSDTAEEAAERLADIKAAAGIPEELDGDVVTVPKRGSGNEKRVWKELILSPTPAMRRILLSGIGIHFFQQASGIDSVVLYSPRVFKSAGITDDNHLLGTTCAVGVTKTLFILVATFFLDRVGRRPLLLSSTGGMILSLIGLGAGLTVVGQHPDAKIPWAIGLSIASTLAYVAFFSIGLGPITWVYSSEIFPLQVRALGCSLGVAANRVTSGVISMTFLSLSKAITIGGSFFLYSGIAALAWVFFYTYLPETRGRTLEEMSKLFGDTAAASESDEPAKEKKKVEMAATN; encoded by the exons ATGGCTTCCGCCGCGCTGCCGGAGGCCGTCGCGCCGAAGAAGAAGGGCAACGTCCGGTTCGCCTTCGCCTGCGCCATCCTCGCCTCCATGACCTccatcctcctcggctacg ATATCGGGGTGATGAGCGGGGCGTCGCTGTACATCAAGAAGGACTTCAACATCAGTGACGGGAAGGTGGAGGTTCTCATGGGCATACTGAACCTCTACTCGCTCATCGGCTCCTTCGCGGCGGGGCGGACGTCGGACTGGATCGGCCGGCGGTACACCATCGTGTTCGCCGCCGTCATATTCTTCGCGGGGGCGTTCCTCATGGGGTTCGCCGTCAACTACGCCATGCTCATGTTCGGCCGCTTCGTGGCCGGCATCGGCGTGGGCTACGCGCTCATGATCGCGCCGGTGTACACCGCCGAggtgtcgccggcgtcggcgcgtGGCTTCCTGACGTCGTTCCCGGAGGTGTTCATCAACTTCGGCATCCTGCTCGGGTACGTCTCGAACTATGCTTTCTCCCGCTTGCCGCTGAACCTCGGGTGGCGCATCATGCTCGGCATCGGCGCGGCGCCGTCCGTGCTGCTCGCGCTCATGGTGCTCGGCATGCCGGAGTCGCCGCGGTGGCTGGTCATGAAGGGACGCCTCGCGGACGCCAAGGTGGTGCTGGAGAAGACCTCCGacacggcggaggaggccgcggagCGCCTGGCCGACAtcaaggccgccgccggcatccccgaggagctcgacggcgacgtGGTGACCGTCCCCAAGAGAGGGAGCGGAAACGAGAAGCGGGTGTGGAAGGAGCTCATCCTGTCCCCGACCCCGGCCATGCGGCGCATCCTGCTGTCGGGCATCGGCATCCACTTCTTCCAGCAGGCGTCGGGCATCGACTCCGTCGTGCTCTACAGCCCGCGCGTGTTCAAGAGCGCCGGCATCACCGACGACAACCACCTCCTCGGCACCACCTGCGCCGTCGGTGTCACCAAGACGCTCTTCATCCTCGTGGCGACCTTCTTCCTCGACcgcgtcgggcggcggccgctgctGCTGAGCAGCACGGGCGGGATGATCCTCTCCCTCATCGGCCTCGGCGCCGGGCTCACCGTCGTCGGCCAGCACCCCGACGCCAAGATACCTTGGGCCATCGGCCTAAGCATCGCCTCCACCCTCGCCTACGTCGCCTTCTTCTCCATCGGCCTTGGCCCCATCACGTGGGTGTACAGCTCGGAGATCTTCCCGCTCCAGGTGCGCGCGCTGGGCTGCtcgctcggcgtcgccgccaaCCGCGTCACCAGCGGCGTCATCTCCATGACCTTCCTGTCGCTGTCCAAGGCCATCACCATCGGCGGCAGCTTCTTCCTCTACTCCGGcatcgccgcgctcgcctgggTGTTCTTCTACACCTACCTCCCGGAGACCCGCGGCCGGACGCTGGAGGAGATGAGCAAGCTGTTCGGCgacacggccgccgcctcggaATCAGACGAGCCAgccaaggagaagaagaaggtggaAATGGCCGCCACTAACTGA
- the LOC127780509 gene encoding polyol transporter 5-like gives MPESTKLTAMAVDPKKKNASYAFTCAILASMASIILGYDIGVMSGASLYIKKDLKITDVQVEILMGILNIYSLVGSFAAGRTADWIGRRFTVVFAAAFFFAGALLMGFSGDYATLMVGRFVAGVGVGYAIMIAPVYTAEISPASSRGFLTSFPEVSINLGILLGYVSNYAFARLPLSLGWRVMLGVGAAPSVLLALMVLGMPESPRWLVMKGRLADAKAVLEKIADTPEEASERLADIKAAAGIPDDLDGDVVTVSKKRGGEEGQVWRELVVSPTPAMRRIVLAAVGLHFFQQASGVDSVVLYSPRVFQSAGITGDDQLLGTTCAVGVAKTVFILVAAFLLDRAGRRPLLLTSTGGMVVSLVGLATGLTVVGRSPDAQVPSWAVGLCVASILAYVAFFSVGLGPMSGLYTSEIFPLRARALGFAVAVACNRVTSGVISMTFLSLSSAITIGGSFFLYAAISSLAWVFFFTRLPETRGQTLEEIGKVFGMDDTAMEAEDSAAYRERLLATSP, from the exons ATGCCGGAATCCACCAAGCTCACGGCCATGGCTGTCGACCCCAAGAAGAAGAACGCCAGCTATGCATTCACCTGCGCCATCCTCGCCTCCATGGCCTCCATCATTCTCGGCTATG ACATCGGGGTGATGAGCGGCGCATCGCTGTACATCAAGAAAGACCTGAAGATCACTGACGTGCAGGTGGAGATCCTGATGGGCATCCTGAACATCTACTCGCTCGTCGGCTCCTTCGCCGCGGGGAGGACGGCGGACTGGATCGGCCGGCGGTTTACCGTCGTCTTCGCTGccgccttcttcttcgccgGAGCTCTACTCATGGGGTTCTCCGGTGACTACGCCACTCTCATGGTCGGCCGCTTCGTGGCGGGCGTCGGCGTGGGGTACGCGATCATGATCGCGCCCGTGTACACGGCCGAGatctcgccggcgtcgtcgcgtGGCTTCCTCACGTCGTTCCCGGAGGTCTCCATCAACCTCGGTATCCTCCTCGGCTACGTCTCCAACTATGCTTTCGCGCGCCTGCCGCTCTCCCTCGGGTGGCGCGTCatgctcggcgtcggcgcggcgccATCCGTGCTGCTCGCGCTCATGGTGCTCGGCATGCCGGAGTCGCCACGGTGGCTTGTCATGAAGGGTCGCCTCGCCGACGCCAAGGCTGTGCTGGAGAAGATTGCTGACACGCCGGAGGAGGCGTCGGAGCGGCTCGCTGACATCAAGGCGGCGGCTGGCATCCCAGACGACCTCGACGGCGACGTGGTCACCGTGTCCAAGAagagaggcggcgaggaggggcaGGTTTGGAGGGAGCTCGTCGTGTCCCCGACCCCGGCCATGCGGCGAATCGTGCTCGCGGCGGTCGGCCTCCACTTCTTCCAGCAGGCGTCGGGCGTCGACTCCGTCGTGCTCTACAGCCCGCGCGTGTTCCAGAGCGCGGGCATCACCGGCGACGACCAGCTCCTGGGCACCACCtgcgccgtcggcgtcgccaAGACGGTCTTCATCCTGGTCGCCGCGTTCCTGCTCGaccgcgccggccggcggccgctgCTGCTGACCAGCACGGGCGGGATGGTCGTCTCCCTCGTCGGCCTCGCGACGGGGCTCACCGTCGTGGGCCGCAGCCCGGACGCCCAGGTGCCCAGCTGGGCCGTCGGCCTGTGCGTCGCGTCCATCCTGGCCTACGTCGCCTTCTTCTCCGTCGGCCTCGGGCCCATGTCCGGCCTGTACACCTCGGAGATCTTCCCGCTGCGGGCGCGCGCGCTGGGCTTCGCGGTCGCCGTGGCGTGCAACCGCGTCACCAGCGGCGTCATCTCCATGACCTTCCTGTCGCTCTCCAGCGCCATCACCATCGGCGGCAGCTTCTTCCTCTACGCCGCCATCTCGTCGCTCGCGTGGGTGTTCTTCTTCACTCGCCTCCCGGAGACGCGCGGCCAGACGCTGGAGGAGATCGGCAAGGTGTTCGGCATGGACGACACGGCCATGGAAGCAGAGGACTCCGCCGCGTACAGGGAAAGACTCTTGGCAACTTCTCCATGA